In the Topomyia yanbarensis strain Yona2022 chromosome 3, ASM3024719v1, whole genome shotgun sequence genome, one interval contains:
- the LOC131689535 gene encoding uncharacterized protein LOC131689535, producing MNQRSIRIQHAFHRLLPTSKDEPDLKGALSKCLLYAENKFLLVEDEYIRGCFRIMAKLPSRGLKRLHNGAVLSEQQLASPIIRWTTPQDDEEQAVQQYLEVTLEKAATPHILYA from the exons atgaatcaGCGTTCTATTCGC ATTCAACATGCATTCCACCGTCTGCTTCCTACATCTAAAGATGAACCAGATCTGAAAGGAGCATTATCTAAATGTTTGCTGTATGCTGAAAATAAATTTCTATTGGTTGAGGATG AGTACATCCGCGGCTGCTTCCGTATTATGGCGAAGCTACCGTCTCGCGGACTAAAACGATTACACAATGGTGCAGTTTTAAGCGAGCAGCAATTGGCATCACCCATCATACGTTGGACAACG CCGCAGGATGATGAGGAGCAAGCAGTACAGCAGTATTTGGAGGTGACTTTGGAAAAAGCAGCAACACCGCACATATTGTATGCCTAG
- the LOC131687819 gene encoding uncharacterized protein LOC131687819, whose protein sequence is MEQNKGTDPQVQYDCVICNCPDHVEDMVACDTCQLWFHYSCAKVDASIKTRHWLCESCGPLDDSEQSGRPTRTKKKVEQLKLLKVPAGSEKTSGKSIAGSKTSSRKIKNIVVDERASVSSSVRARLELELGIIEEQQKLQELELSAEKEMRDLERAQEKLMKDQELAIEVKRLAEERAFQEQKLAEEREFRKKQMEVRKQSIEDKAKIVRQLSQYGSSKGSIGPSEPNSDEKVEAWLRRTVQKNPEAGQKSKTVHRNGSPNLVEQHPGSPLLTGNLLCPTLEDRAAPNSPDVSECVPLDRIDGKMQSNVFNDFTPLPFPNKIVMQTTNEREEGPSSRQIAARQVMGKDLPTFSGDPEEWSIWISNFERSTVTCGFSQDENLIRLQRSLKGQALETVRSRLLSPAGVPHVIKTLQMRYGRPEILIRTMIEKIRLSPSLEINDLESVIEFGNAVDNLVEHLKNAKQHVHLSNPALLHDLVAKLPVDYRLKWSAFKGSTSEANLNTFGAFMTALVELAYEVADDLPTGEGNNTRPKKQAFVQTHTDAVKSVYCTENDQNNTSERSPKKTCIVCKSDGHRVADCFRFKSLTLDERLKVVHQSMLCRTCLNYHGRWPCKTWKGCGIEGCRLRHHTLLHPAAVHTAVSTSHRDQLDRDGGPIFRILPVTLFGKTHPITIFAFIDEGSQLTLLEEEVAKHLEIDGILEPLNLQWTGNVKRYESDSRRVTVDITGSNTSKRFKLSDARTVGRLLLPSQTMCYHELAAKFPHLRGLPLNDYDKVEPKLLIGLDNLKLTVPLKVREGGWHDPIATKCRLGWSIYGCSQIVTGRVVSGVHVAEKTQPDKELNELVREFLTVDNAVVTCPSLIIESDDDKRARILLKSLTKRIPSGFETGLLWKENDIRFPHSYGMAYRRLQSLEKKLGKDPQLYDCVRQQIIEYQDKGYAHKTSCRELSTTRSENTWYLPLGVVVNPKKPNKVRLIWDAAAKVEGVSLNSALLKGPDMIASLPVVLSQFRLYRYALAADIKEMFHRIRIREADRQFQRFLWRDTIEFEPQVFVMDVAIFGSTCSPCSAQYIKNLNAVAFSQQYPRETEAIIRYHYVDDYLDSFGTIEEAVQVGSTVKMIHAKGGFEIRNFMSNSKEIMERIGSNSAQTYRQLTVEKTDITQTVLGMKWILSSDDFTFIFEMNSCWGNVLEDTCYFPEANQETYSSLQIHIFVDASESAYASVAYFRVISTNGPLASLVAAKSKVAPLKMQTIPRLELQAAVLGTRLLSNICSMHSLPITQRFLWTDSKTVLSWIYSNQRKYPPYVGFRVSEILSTTNTTEWRWLPSKLNVADDATKWGTGPKIDVESRWFRGPDILLQSDALWPSVPDLPVSTVEDSHVCLLHHSPGANLIDSNRFSKWERLLRTQAFVNRFISNTRTEPRESGGFTQQEFAKAERCLRLQAQAVVFINEVDILNKTRGVPQDRHASVTKSSSIYKSWPFMDEQGVIRKRGRISSVSWIPYEAKYPTILPRQNRITFLLADWFHRRFNHANRETIVNEMRQRFEIPKLRSLIAEVIRSCVWCKVFKARPTVPPMAPLPKVRLTPFIRPFTFVGSDYFGPVLVKLGRSNVKRWIGLFTCLTIRAVHMEVIHSLSTESCVMAVRRFVSRRGAPAEIFSDNGTNFQGANKQLRKEMKERNTTMASIFTNANTRWNFNPPAAPHMGGVWERMVRSVKVAIKAFLESSRKPDEETLETVVLEAEAMINSRPLTYIPLESADQESLTPNHFLLGSSNGVKQQPVLPINGRTTLRSSWKLAQHLADEFWRRWIKEYIPVISRRSKWFDEIKEIAEGDLVLVVDGTVRNQWLRGKVEKVVQGSDGHVRQPWIKTMNGTVRRPAVKLALLDVLEPGEPDIGNYSGSREGGCDSEYPQV, encoded by the exons ATGGAGCAGAACAAAGGGACCGATCCACAGGTACAATACGACTGTGTTATTTGCAATTGCCCTGACCATGTGGAAGATATGGTGGCATGCGATACATGCCAGTTGTGGTTTCACTACAGCTGTGCCAAGGTGGATGCAAGTATTAAAACTCGCCATTGGCTTTGCGAATCCTGTGGACCCCTTGACGATTCCGAACAGTCGGGAAGACCGACCAGAACGAAGAAAAAGGTCGAACAATTGAAGCTTTTAAAGGTGCCAGCCGGCTCGGAGAAGACATCTGGCAAATCTATAGCAGGAAGCAAAACTAGCTCtaggaaaattaaaaatattgtagtGGACGAGCGAGCCAGCGTCAGTTCTAGTGTGCGTGCCCGCCTAGAGCTCGAACTGGGAATCATAGAAGAACAGCAAAAACTTCAAGAACTTGAATTGTCAGCGGAAAAGGAAATGAGGGACCTTGAACGAGCTCAAGAGAAATTGATGAAGGACCAGGAATTAGCTATTGAGGTGAAAAGGTTGGCTGAAGAAAGAGCGTTTCAGGAACAAAAGTTGGCCGAGGAGCGagaatttcgaaaaaaacaGATGGAAGTACGGAAGCAGTCAATAGAGGATAAAGCAAAAATTGTTCGCCAGTTGTCCCAATACGGGAGCAGTAAAGGTAGCATCGGACCTAGCGAACCAAACTCAGATGAAAAAGTAGAAGCATGGTTGCGGCGCACGGTACAGAAGAATCCTGAAGCAGGACAGAAATCTAAAACGGTACACCGCAATGGTTCCCCGAATCTGGTTGAACAACATCCCGGATCACCTTTACTCACCGGGAACCTTCTCTGCCCTACATTGGAGGATCGTGCAGCTCCGAATTCGCCAGACGTCTCTGAGTGCGTACCACTCGATAGAATCGATGGGAAGATGCAATCAAACGTTTTCAATGACTTCACTCCGCTGCCCTTTCCGAACAAGATCGTGATGCAAACGACAAATGAACGCGAGGAAGGTCCATCAAGCCGTCAGATCGCCGCGCGCCAGGTGATGggaaaggatcttcctacattTTCCGGTGACCCTGAAGAGTGGTCGATTTGGATTAGTAATTTTGAGCGCTCTACTGTAACGTGCGGATTCTCCCAGGATGAAAATCTTATACGGTTGCAACGAAGCCTTAAAGGGCAAGCTTTGGAGACCGTTCGTAGTCGGCTTCTATCTCCCGCCGGTGTACCACACGTGATTAAAACCCTACAGATGAGATATGGTCGTCCAGAAATACTGATTCGTACGATGATAGAGAAGATACGTTTATCGCCGTCACTTGAAATAAACGATTTGGAAAGTGTTATCGAGTTCGGAAATGCGGTGGACAACTTGgtagaacatttaaaaaatgctAAGCAACATGTACACTTATCCAACCCTGCACTCCTGCACGATCTTGTAGCGAAGCTACCCGTTGATTACCGGTTAAAATGGTCTGCATTCAAAGGATCAACATCGGAGGCTAATTTGAATACTTTTGGTGCCTTCATGACTGCTTTAGTGGAACTTGCATATGAGGTAGCCGATGACCTTCCAACAGGAGAAGGAAACAATACACGACCAAAAAAGCAAGCCTTTGTCCAAACTCATACCGATGCTGTGAAATCCGTTTACTGTACGGAAAATGATCAAAATAATACGTCAGAACGATCACCGAAGAAAACTTGTATTGTTTGCAAATCCGACGGACATAGGGTCGCTGATTGTTTTAGATTTAAATCATTAACGCTGGACGAGAGATTGAAGGTTGTGCATCAGAGCATGTTATGCAGAACGTGCCTTAATTACCACGGTAGATGGCCCTGCAAGACATGGAAAGGCTGTGGAATTGAAGGCTGTAGACTGCGCCATCATACCCTATTACACCCAGCGGCGGTGCATACTGCTGTATCCACGAGTCATCGCGACCAGCTTGACCGTGATGGTGGTCCAATATTTAGAATTCTCCCAGTGACACTTTTCGGTAAAACTCATCCAATTACCATTTTTGCGTTCATCGATGAAGGATCTCAGCTAACGTTATTGGAAGAAGAAGTTGCAAAACACCTTGAAATTGATGGTATACTTGAGCCACTAAATCTGCAATGGACTGGTAATGTTAAGCGGTACGAGTCAGATTCCCGTCGTGTTACAGTTGATATTACTGGGAGCAATACATCAAAGCGTTTCAAGTTATCAGATGCTCGAACAGTAGGAAGGTTGCTTCTCCCGTCGCAAACAATGTGCTATCATGAGTTAGCGGCAAAATTTCCGCATCTTCGAGGACTTCCGTTAAACGATTACGACAAAGTGGAACCAAAGCTTTTGATCGGTCTCGACAACCTGAAGCTCACTGTCCCACTGAAAGTTAGAGAAGGAGGATGGCATGATCCGATAGCTACAAAATGTCGCTTGGGTTGGAGTATATATGGTTGCTCTCAAATCGTAACTGGACGAGTCGTCAGTGGAGTTCACGTTGCGGAGAAAACCCAACCTGATAAAGAGCTCAATGAGCTAGTTCGTGAATTTTTGACGGTGGACAATGCCGTAGTTACTTGTCCATCGCTTATTATCGAGTCGGATGATGATAAACGAGCAAGGATTTTGTTGAAAAGCTTAACTAAAAGGATCCCATCAGGCTTCGAGACTGGGCTGCTGTGGAAGGAAAATGATATACGTTTTCCCCATAGCTACGGAATGGCTTATCGGCGTCTTCAATCTTTGGAGAAAAAACTTGGTAAGGACCCTCAACTGTACGACTGCGTTCGTCAACAAATCATCGAGTACCAAGATAAAGGATATGCACATAAAACTTCGTGTCGTGAGTTGTCCACCACCAGATCTGAAAACACCTGGTATCTACCACTAGGAGTGGTGGTAAACCCGAAGAAACCCAACAAGGTTCGTCTGATTTGGGACGCTGCAGCGAAAGTAGAAGGAGTGTCGTTAAACTCGGCTTTGTTAAAGGGACCGGATATGATAGCTTCACTGCCAGTAGTACTGAGTCAATTTCGTTTGTACCGTTATGCTTTGGCAGCTGACATCAAAGAAATGTTTCACCGTATTCGAATTCGTGAAGCAGATCGCCAGTTTCAAAGATTCCTGTGGCGCGATACGATTGAATTTGAACCACAGGTATTCGTAATGGACGTTGCAATATTTGGGTCAACATGTTCGCCATGCTCCGCccaatatattaaaaatttgaatgCTGTAGCGTTTTCCCAGCAGTACCCACGAGAGACAGAAGCCATAATTCGCTACCACTACGTGGACGACTATCTAGACAGTTTCGGCACAATTGAAGAAGCTGTACAGGTGGGAAGCACCGTGAAGATGATTCATGCCAAAGGGGGTTTTGAAATCCGAAACTTCATGTCCAATTCGAAGGAGATAATGGAACGAATAGGATCGAACTCTGCACAAACGTACCGTCAATTGACGGTGGAGAAAACTGACATCACGCAAACGGTGCTAGGGATGAAGTGGATTCTTAGTAGTGACGACTTCACATTTATCTTTGAAATGAACAGCTGCTGGGGAAACGTTCTCGAGGACAC ATGCTATTTCCCTGAAGCAAACCAGGAAACGTATTCTTCCCTGCAAATCCATATCTTTGTGGATGCCAGTGAATCGGCATACGCTAGTGTCGCCTACTTTCGGGTAATAAGTACAAATGGACCATTAGCATCATTAGTAGCGGCTAAATCAAAGGTTGCTCCACTTAAAATGCAAACAATTCCAAGACTCGAACTGCAGGCAGCTGTCCTGGGAACTAGGCTGCTGAGCAACATATGTTCTATGCATTCCCTTCCCATTACACAGCGTTTCTTATGGACGGATTCGAAAACAGTTCTCTCGTGGATATATTCGAACCAACGCAAATACCCTCCGTACGTGGGCTTTAGAGTAAGTGAAATTCTGTCTACTACTAATACAACAGAGTGGCGATGGCTTCCGAGTAAATTGAACGTGGCGGACGATGCGACCAAATGGGGAACTGGTCCCAAAATCGACGTAGAAAGCCGCTGGTTTCGTGGTCCTGATATTTTACTACAATCTGATGCATTGTGGCCCTCAGTTCCTGATCTTCCAGTTTCCACAGTTGAAGACTCGCATGTGTGTCTTTTGCATCATTCACCTGGCGCTAATCTCATCGACAGCAATAGGTTCAGCAAATGGGAACGGCTTCTTCGAACACAAGCATTTGTAAATCGGTTTATTTCCAACACGCGAACGGAGCCACGAGAAAGTGGCGGGTTTACACAACAAGAATTTGCAAAGGCAGAACGATGCCTGAGGTTACAGGCGCAAGCCGTTGTTTTCATCAACGAAGTAGATATACTCAACAAAACACGCGGAGTACCGCAGGATCGTCATGCCAGTGTTACTAAATCAAGTTCGATCTACAAATCTTGGCCATTTATGGACGAACAAGGAGTTATTCGAAAGCGTGGCCGCATTAGCTCTGTTAGTTGGATACCTTATGAGGCAAAATACCCTACAATACTTCCTCGTCAAAACCGTATAACCTTCCTCCTCGCAGATTGGTTTCATCGTCGCTTTAACCATGCCAACCGCGAAACAATAGTGAACGAGATGAGACAGCGTTTTGAAATACCGAAACTGAGATCACTGATTGCGGAGGTGATTCGATCGTGTGTATGGTGCAAAGTCTTTAAGGCCAGACCAACCGTTCCGCCCATGGCCCCACTGCCGAAGGTTCGTCTAACTCCATTCATTCGTCCCTTTACATTTGTCGGCTCAGACTACTTCGGTCCAGTCCTAGTGAAATTGGGCCGCAGCAATGTCAAGCGTTGGATTGGACTCTTCACATGTCTAACGATTCGGGCTGTTCATATGGAAGTCATACATAGCTTGTCTACGGAGTCTTGTGTTATGGCTGTTAGACGTTTCGTATCGCGAAGAGGAGCCCCGGCAGAAATCTTTAGCGATAACGGAACAAACTTCCAAGGAGCAAACAAACAACTACGCAAGGAAATGAAAGAACGCAACACTACTATGGCATCGATTTTCACAAATGCAAATACGCGTTGGAACTTCAATCCTCCCGCTGCGCCTCATATGGGTGGGGTTTGGGAACGGATGGTTCGATCAGTGAAAGTAGCAATCAAGGCTTTTCTGGAATCATCTCGCAAACCGGATGAAGAAACCTTGGAAACCGTTGTACTGGAGGCAGAGGCAATGATTAATTCGAGACCACTGACGTACATTCCACTTGAGTCAGCGGATCAGGAATCGTTAACGCCCAATCACTTTCTGCTAGGCAGTTCCAATGGGGTGAAACAGCAGCCGGTGCTGCCTATAAATGGACGAACAACCTTAAGAAGTAGCTGGAAACTTGCACAACATCTCGCCGATGAATTTTGGAGAAGATGGATAAAAGAGTATATTCCGGTGATTTCAAGGCGATCCAAGTGGTTCGATGAAATCAAGGAGATAGCTGAAGGAGATTTAGTATTGGTGGTGGACGGAACAGTGCGGAATCAGTGGTTGCGAGGAAAAGTGGAGAAAGTCGTTCAGGGTTCGGACGGCCACGTGCGTCAACCATGGATAAAAACAATGAACGGAACCGTAAGACGACCTGCAGTAAAACTGGCGTTACTCGACGTCTTGGAACCTGGTGAACCTGACATAGGCAACTACAGTGGTTCACGGGAGGGGGGATGTGACAGCGAGTACCCCCAGGTCTAA
- the LOC131689532 gene encoding uncharacterized protein LOC131689532 gives MFHSDFQLISCLLGVIKCDQSKTGAYIADLLLDCCNDWDIELDNVSCVVTDNGANIVNAVKLQFGEKRHLPCFAHTLNLIASKSVPLYNEAYGACLDPVIDSDDEDVDESDIKDAKHNSPEENMIIFIKKMKRIIKFFKKSETAMRELRKLQVIDGKKEGQCLMLILDVKTRWNSIMAMIERFLLIAGYVSRVLLIIPTSPPMSTSDELSVLKEVCKTLKPLEKVTTEMSAEKYVTCNKIIPLVRLLKISYGNMELESREAFSLKQRILHFISKYFKDIEKVRILATATLLDPRFKKIHFESALSASSAVFFVAEQIKDLANEATSISSDVEKNPARNESLDDLWSIHDSLVTEVNRAHVPDSAGGIPVELRQYLNTPLVPRTSDPMLICTSVFQRPQFPLNVYFRKLVKY, from the exons ATGTTTCATTCAGACTTCCAGCTTATATCTTGTCTGTTGGGAGTTATCAAGTGCGATCAATCGAAAACCGGTGCATACATAGCCGACTTACTATTGGATTGCTGTAATGATTGGGACATCGAGCTTGATAATGTGTCATGCGTTGTAACTGATAACGGCGCGAACATAGTGAACGCCGTGAAACTTCAATTCGGTGAAAAACGTCACCTTCCTTGCTTTGCGCATACATTGAATTTGATTGCAAGCAAATCTGTACCCTTGTATAACGAAGCGTATGGAGCATGTCTGGACCCAGTTATTGATTCAGATGATGAAGATGTTGACGAATCAGATATCAAAGATGCTAAACATAATTCTCCTGAAGAAAACATGATTATTTTTATAAAGAAAATGAAGCgaataattaaatttttcaaGAAAAGTGAAACTGCAATGAGGGAATTGCGAAAGCTACAAGTGATAGATGGCAAGAAAGAAGGTCAATGTCTTATGCTCATTCTGGACGTCAAAACCCGTTGGAACTCAATCATGGCTATGATTGAACGGTTTTTACTGATAGCTGGATACGTGTCGAGAGTATTGCTCATAATTCCTACAAGCCCCCCAATGTCGACTTCCGATGAATTGTCTGTTCTTAAAGAAGTGTGCAAAACCCTTAAGCCACTTGAAAAAGTAACAACTGAGATGTCCGCTGAAAAGTATGTTACCTGCAACAAGATAATTCCGCTAGTACGATTACTCAAAATC AGTTACGGTAACATGGAACTGGAATCAAGGGAAGCCTTCTCATTGAAACAAAGAATATTACatttcatttcgaaatatttcaaGGATATCGAAAAAGTAAGGATACTGGCAACCGCTACACTCCTTGACCCAAGattcaaaaaaatccatttcgAAAGCGCGCTATCCGCATCGTCTGCCGTTTTCTTTGTTG CGGAGCAAATTAAGGATTTGGCAAACGAAGCGACTTCAATATCCAGTGATGTTGAAAAAAATCCCGCACGGAATGAATCATTGGACGATTTATGGTCAATACACGATTCATTAGTAACGGAAGTGAATCGTGCACATGTTCCGGATAGTGCTGGCGGGATTCCGGTGGAATTACGACAGTACCTTAATACTCCGTTAGTGCCGAGAACCAGTGACCCGATGCTGATTTGTACTTCTGTGTTTCAGCGACCTCAGTTCCCTCTGAACGTTTATTTTCGAAAGCTGGTCAAGTATTGA